The genomic window tgcctggggcggcaagccacagggggcgccctgctggttcctgcgagggtggcagtccAGGAGCCTATGggggcttgcctgcaggaggtccatcggtcccatggattcggtggcaattcggtggtgggtacactgaagccacgggactggggacctcctgcaggcaagccgccaaagacagcctgcctgctgtgcttggggcggcgaaaaagctagagccgcccctgcttgggtCCCTGCTGTTAACGGGCTGAGCTGGCTGCACCAAAGCGTGTTATTCTGCACAGACTCACCGAGAGCAGCCAGTGGGGCCATTGGGACTGGGCAGTCCCATCGATGACTCAGCTGGATAGGGAAATATTCCCAGAAGGGCCTCACAGGCTTAGCAGCCCACATTGCATTTACAAAGAGGCCTTACGCCCCCCCCAACTAATTGAAAGGGCTTAAGGCTTCTACATCACACAAGGCCTAGAGGGGTGAATGCCCCACAGCAGGACAAGGACTgtgcctcccactccctccaCAACTGGCCAACCAGTAACACCCACgcctgggccagccccaggcTGGGCCAACCCAGCCCAGAGACAGTCTGGGGGCTTTGGCTGGGCAGGGAAATTCTTGCCATCAAAGTGACAGACTGGAGCAGCAAAGGACAAGGATGAGGGAGAGCACAGGGTGCAACgggcagccctggccccagcagccTTCAGCAAGGCTTGAACTGGGCTGGGCTGATGGCACCAGGCCATGTTCAACTTGAATGCAGGGCAGTGAGGGCTCCTCTACAGTCTTTTTGGAGAGGATGGTCTACCTCCAGGGCAGGGacccagagctcttcttgcccccctgccactccatgctcctccagctctgccacccgCAACCCAACTCTCTGCAGGGGCAGAAACTTCCCCATGAAGCTATTCCTTGAAGCCTCCAGCCCCAAAGGGGGTaggtgaggggcacagggagaGCAGATACCTGCCCTGGTGCGTGGGGCTACTTACCTAGGCTGTCAGGCAGAGCAGTCTCAGGCGAGGCCTACAGAAGGGCAGCCAGAAGCTCACAGCTGGTCAAGAGATAGGAAGTGGAGTAGGAACCTACTGCCTGAATGCCCCCAACATATAGCTGGGCTTGGTGGAAATGGGGGTGCAGCTTGAGCTGCCTTgaggagctgcaggtggctgtgcCCCCATGGGTggcaagcccctgccccctcccacccaagCCCTGCAAACAGGGCACAGATAAGTGCAGCTCCCATGCTGGGAAAGCACCATtgcactcccccctccccacctccttagcttctagcccaagccctgtgaggcTGGAGTAAAACAAAGGGGAGTTCCTGTACAGCCAGCACCCCTGCACCACTCCTTACAGCACCCTCTGCTGGAAGAGGCAGTCTGGTAGCTACAATGTTCTTCTTCCACCACCCCAGCACGAGGGCAAAGGCTGCAAGGAGTTTGTGGGTGGTTGGATACAAGGACTGGGCTCAGAAGCCTGGCCCTGAACCATGTATCACTCATTGCAGCTACCAAGTGCCCACAGGGGTGGGTGACAAGTGAAGGCAGCTGCCTGCCAGGAGCAGACACACCTCCCCTGCCAGGCTTACAGGCCTCTCTGGAATCCAGCTCCCACCTCGCCCCCATTACTGAGCCCTCTGGAATGCAGACATCACACAAGCCAGGCGGGAGAGCTCACGCTGGCTTCCTGGCTGCAGTGAGGTCAGTTCAGGAGGCTGGGGAAGATACCCTGCCCATCCAGCTTCGGTGAGGCCTGGCCCAGGTTCCAGCACAGCAGACAGGAAGGGGTGCATCTGTGGTGATagaatgggggagctgggggacccCCATTCTGCTGCCATGGATGCCCTGCCTGGGAGCAGGGATGCCAGGGAGAGGCCAGCCAGCTCATCCTGAAGGGAGGGATCCCTCTTTGGTTGAGGGGGTAGGAGACAGAGCACAACTCATCTCAGCCCTTCACCACAGAGATTTAGTCCCTCACCTCCAGGGAGAGGCCCTCAGCCTTGCTGTCGCCTAGAGCCCCAACATCTGTGCttgcccacaccccacccccaggccagcagcctgGCTCTGTTAGCAGGTGGTTTATTAAAATTACAGCAGTTCCAAGTGAGGGGCCGGGGGGAGACCTGGAATGTAAACATGAGCTGGGAGCCTGGAAAACAAGGTCAGtggttttttgttggttttttttttggggggtgggctggggtggggggaagaggccatGGTGCCCTCAGGAGCTGGAGCAGATGTGTCTCTGACGGATCTCAGCCCCTGGGATGGGCTCAGCCCCCTCTCCTGGCTGTGGTAGTGTTAGGAGTGTCCCTGCAGGGGGCGGGAAGCTGGCATCTGTGAACAGGGAGGGCTCATCCACTGACTCGAACTCAGTCTctgcagaaggagggggggagagacAGTTAGTGACtacagaagagcaacaagattGGCAGGGCTATGGGGGAGAGCAGAGTGATAGAGACTCTGTGGGTGGGGCTCTCATAGGCTCCAGCAGGAGGAAGCTGCAGGGGTCCTGCAGACACATCCCTTCCTTCAGGGGCCAGACCATCTGTCTACCCCCTAGGGGCACACagacagcccacaggagacaaaGCCCATCCCCCATAAAGGCAAGGGGCAGGGGACAGCCCACTGCCCTAAACAAAGCTGTTCCCAGCTGCACACCTCATCCTCAGCTCTACTGCACAGTGCAGTTCTAGGTTCCTGCTTGGGTACAGAGGGGCTCTGGGTGCCCTGATGGATGCTGGAGCCTTCGATCATAGCTTGGTGGGTAAGGAGTAGAAGCtaatggggttggggggggaggggctgagagtcaggatacctgggttctatcccctgctctggtgcacaggggttgggttatgaggagcctggagccccttgggggaggagctgggaaacTGTGTTACCCACCTTCACTCAGATCCAGCTCCTTAGCCTGGGCTGTGTCCCCCATGGGGCCAATTGTCTCCAGAACCTCACCTGGTAGCTGTGGGGGagaagctgcaggggaaggggaaaaacaaacaaaaaaacaacaggtCAGAGGCAGGGCCAGGTCCTAGAGTCCTGCCCCCTTGCATGGCAACTAGGATGAAGCACCAAGACAGGTCAGGTCACAGGGCATTGTCCCTTCCTCCACTCCTAGCGTAGCCAACAGGCCACGCTGGCCAAGGCTCAGTTCCCTCCCTGGTGGGCTCATGGGGTCCCACAGTAATGACTGGGCCTTCAAATGTACACTCACTGGAAAAGTAAATATAAACTGTCCCCCTAATCGGTAGCAGTAACCAGGCATGGGAAAGGGGCACTAGCAATAAGACTCAATGAGTCTCAGAGAGACCTACTGATGTGATTCAAGATCAACATGAAAATCATGACTGAAACCAAAGTGTGGGAACAAGAATTAACCAATCCAAATTGGTGTGGCAGAAATTAGGGCTAATGAGTAAACAAAACATAAGGGGATGGGCTGGGCCACCCCCCACTGCCTTTCAGGGTCCTCAGGAAGAGACTTTAGGGGGAAAACGGGTGGAGACGGACGCTGGCTAAGACAGAAGAGCAGGAAGGAgggagcttcaccatcatggctgccacccccactGTTTGCTGGGACCCCCAGATCCATTGCTGAGCCTTTGACCTCCTGATCCTGAGGAACACCCTTATCAGCCTGGGCCAgacagagggatctagacaacGTCACCACCTCAGCTGGCTTTGACTGAatcccaacccctaccccttcACAGGTCCTTTTCCTCCCTTCGCTCTCCTATCCCTCTCCTTTTGCCTTAGTTGGCCAAGACTACATATtctgcaacactgctgtaagcctgtgactaGCGAGGCAGCTACAAGCACTGCCCCGAACAGCCCAAccctggtacaagtttgccaggcgTGGGTAACTGTGTCTGTTTACCAGCAGTAGATGCAGGTGAGGAGCAGTACCAGAGGCAGAAGCTGCATTTGCTGTCcctttctttccccattggtTTTTCTTCTAAGAAACAGGATTGGACTttaaacagcaacaacagcagctccagcctaTCTCAACTAGTGTTCTCTCTGTTCCCGGAGGACACTTACTGCCACTTATCACTGGTGCGAAGATTGAGAagttggggtggggtggtggtggtggtggtttctaAACTTCTCTCCAGTTGGAGAGGGAGAACAAGGGGATGTTGTTACAATGAAAGCCTGACTTAACCCTTCACATTCTAAATCCTCTCTCTTGCTCTGTATGGTTAACGAACCGTTCCCAGGGGACTGTAATGGCGTTTGGGGCTAAGCAGGCTGTACTCCAGCCCCCAACTCTTGGTTAACACTATTCAGTGGTGAGCAGCGATAGGGCCACGTTAACACCTTTGCCTCTTGgggtccatctaaattaatacaacagccctgcctccctgtcccagcccccccTTAGTGGGAAGGGAACAGTCCAGTCTCAGGTTCCTGCCCGGCCCCCTGACCCAGCTGGAAGGGAATCGTCAGTACCTGATCCCTGGGGAACCCTCTCCTGGTCATTCTTGCCCAGCCCCATGGCCTCAGGCTGCAGTGTTGTCAGCTCCTCTTGGTCTTCTGCTTCAGGACAGAGAGcatcagggcaggggtggggccaagaCTGGACCTGGTCAGCACCACCCCTCCCAGGTGAGAGTAATaagacccccaccaccaccacccagccaCAGACAAATGggaatcccccaccccacccccacacaccaaaAGGAGAGTGTCCCCGCCGCCCAAACCTGCTGTACCTGGCCTGGGGGTAGCCATGCGCCGTCGTGCCTCCTCCCGCCGTTGCTGCAGGCTGGCCCCGTCCCTTGTGTTCacctgggggtgcggggggggggggggggaagaagagaccAGACAGTGGGGGGGAACCAGGCAATACCCAGTCTCCATTaatgccacccccaccccaccagggcCCCATGCCCCCTACTGCATAGTTGGGCATAGTGCCTGGGggggagttggggcaggaggcTATCGCCTCACCCTGCTGCACAGACCCCCCACTACTTGCCCTCTTATTCGCATGGGATACATCCTCTGCTCCACACTACACCTTCCCTTCCCGCTCCACagcctgcctcccaccccccacttTCCTCACCCCTTTGCCTCACACTCaatgccccaccccatccctctgctccCCTAGCCATGGAGCCCCATAGAGCCACCCTCTCACCTGTACCAAGAGGGGCTCCCGGGGCCACATGCTGCCCCAGATCCACTGCAGGTAGCTGAGGAGGACAATGACGCTGAGGAAGGTGAAGTTACTGGCCACACCCAGGATGGCCGAGGTCACTGGGAAATTATAGAGCAGGTACCTGGGGCAAGAGAGGTGGAGCCTAAGCATTAGGGTGCTGCAGCCTGAATtcagtctctcccctcccagacacaccccctcccccccacagcccatggGCCCTCCCCCTAACCCAcaggcccccctccccagcattaTCCATTGGGCTCAGATTACAGGGAGCAGCTTTGTggggctcccctccctccccaaccaaTCCTCACCGCAGGCCTGTGAAGTGGGCATGGATCCGCAGCTGTGCCCCATAGATCTGGATCCGCTTGGTCTGGATTTCTATCACGGCTCCAACAGTTGGGACATACTAGAAGGGACACACACGACAGGCAGGGCACAGCTGCAGGTGGGGCCATCGCAAGATCCCCAACCCTGACAGCAGGGCATGCACCTGCCTCAAGCCCTGGTGCCCAACTAAGACAGCCAGGGCATGCGACCCTTCCCACCAACCTAGACAGAGCTGTAGtcactcacacccccagccaccaaACTTGGACAGTCGAGCATATGCCTGCTCCCTGTTCTCCCTGAGCCCAACCCAAGCAGTGGGGCACATGTGCCCCCGCCATGCTCCCAACCCACACAGGAAGGGGAGCCATTACtggcagggaaaaagggagggtCTCTGCGCCAGACACTCAGGGGCACTCCTGACAATCAGTTCctgtgctgggggttggggagcagaggCTCTGGCCAGCCCAGGCATGGCCAGCCAGCCCAGGCACAGCAATCTAGACAGCAAATGCAGAAGAGGCCTTCCCCTCACCGAGTCCTCCCTGTAGTCCGAGTACAGCTCCACCTCAACCATCTGCTTCTGCTCAGCAAAGCCCAAGAAGAAGAGACCAGCAAAGACCAGGGTATCCAGGGTCTGGAGCAGGCCTGAGCGGTAATGCAGCATGGTCtggggggagaagagtcagtgttAGCATTGAACCCAGCCCCCCAACATCTCCCACCAGCTCCCCGGGGCCATTAGGGGCACTGCCAACAGGGAGCTGCTTCTTGCCCAAGGATCTCCCAGGGTTTCTAAGAGGAGTCCAGAGCTTCAGCCCTACttcagagagaggaagggaatTGCCAGGAGTGTGCAGGGGCAGTTGCCAAGCACAGAATAGAACCCCAGTTTCCTGGCTCCAGCCCTCCCTGCCTAATCCACGAGACACCCATTCCCTCCTAGagttggggatagaacccaggagtcctgactgccagcTCCCTTTGCTCTACTAACCCAGGTGTCACTGTAGCCCCTGGCTAAGGGTGGGATAGCTACCATAGGGAGCCCTGCCTCAGCCTCCCTGGAGCCTCTACCTGAGGCAGCAAGGCTAGGAATGTAGGTGTGTGCGGTGCTGAAACAGTGGAATGGATGGCTcaaggagggggctgggatgggCCCAGACTCACCGATCTGGTTGTAGAGGAGACAATGCGTCCACCCTTGGTGTAGCAGGACATCACCACCATGAACATGCCCAGCTCCTGGTTCACAGGCGACTCAGGCAGCTCCAGTTCCAGGGAGATGCGGTAAGGTTGCCCATACATCAGCACCTACAGGACAGCAGGGGGCATCAAAGAGAGGGGGTGCTGCTTGCCCCTCCTGAACCTCCCTAGAGGCCCCACAGCCTCCCAAGACCCTACAGCTGGGGGAAAGCGCATCAGAGATGGAGTAGGGAACCTGCCCCAAAACCCTTCCAGAGCCCCCTGCTTCAGGGA from Gopherus flavomarginatus isolate rGopFla2 chromosome 6, rGopFla2.mat.asm, whole genome shotgun sequence includes these protein-coding regions:
- the BSCL2 gene encoding seipin isoform X2, which encodes MMSSTVPFLQWAQEVTALLLLRVRRTVLQTAILLCVLLLLLWIAVFLYGSFYYSYMPTVSYVSPVHYTFRTDCGSPGPDLCSFPIANISLVKNNRDRVLMYGQPYRISLELELPESPVNQELGMFMVVMSCYTKGGRIVSSTTRSTMLHYRSGLLQTLDTLVFAGLFFLGFAEQKQMVEVELYSDYREDSYVPTVGAVIEIQTKRIQIYGAQLRIHAHFTGLRYLLYNFPVTSAILGVASNFTFLSVIVLLSYLQWIWGSMWPREPLLVQVNTRDGASLQQRREEARRRMATPRPEDQEELTTLQPEAMGLGKNDQERVPQGSASPPQLPGEVLETIGPMGDTAQAKELDLSEETEFESVDEPSLFTDASFPPPAGTLLTLPQPGEGAEPIPGAEIRQRHICSSS
- the BSCL2 gene encoding seipin isoform X1 translates to MMSSTVPFLQWAQEVTALLLLRVRRTVLQTAILLCVLLLLLWIAVFLYGSFYYSYMPTVSYVSPVHYTFRTDCGSPGPDLCSFPIANISLVKNNRDRVLMYGQPYRISLELELPESPVNQELGMFMVVMSCYTKGGRIVSSTTRSTMLHYRSGLLQTLDTLVFAGLFFLGFAEQKQMVEVELYSDYREDSYVPTVGAVIEIQTKRIQIYGAQLRIHAHFTGLRYLLYNFPVTSAILGVASNFTFLSVIVLLSYLQWIWGSMWPREPLLVQVNTRDGASLQQRREEARRRMATPRPAEDQEELTTLQPEAMGLGKNDQERVPQGSASPPQLPGEVLETIGPMGDTAQAKELDLSEETEFESVDEPSLFTDASFPPPAGTLLTLPQPGEGAEPIPGAEIRQRHICSSS
- the BSCL2 gene encoding seipin isoform X3 is translated as MGPGGDCTAAAAGAPHSAADSYPALRAVAAALDRCLSLWQLLLLLHAHCQLCQPCALHLQVLMYGQPYRISLELELPESPVNQELGMFMVVMSCYTKGGRIVSSTTRSTMLHYRSGLLQTLDTLVFAGLFFLGFAEQKQMVEVELYSDYREDSYVPTVGAVIEIQTKRIQIYGAQLRIHAHFTGLRYLLYNFPVTSAILGVASNFTFLSVIVLLSYLQWIWGSMWPREPLLVQVNTRDGASLQQRREEARRRMATPRPAEDQEELTTLQPEAMGLGKNDQERVPQGSASPPQLPGEVLETIGPMGDTAQAKELDLSEETEFESVDEPSLFTDASFPPPAGTLLTLPQPGEGAEPIPGAEIRQRHICSSS